In a genomic window of Vigna angularis cultivar LongXiaoDou No.4 chromosome 6, ASM1680809v1, whole genome shotgun sequence:
- the LOC108343044 gene encoding uncharacterized protein LOC108343044, whose translation MHRVGSAGNGNNSTRPRKEKRLTYVLNDSDDTKHCAGINCLALLTSVASDVSDYLFTGSRDGRLKRWVLDVDRATCSATFESHVDWVNDTVLVGDSTLVSCSSDTTIKLWNASSFGTCTRTLRQHSDYVTCLAAAGKNSNVVASGGLGGEVFIWDIESALAPASKSSDATGDESSNGINGSGNLPLTSLRTNSNDNMSMHTTQTQGYIPTSAKGHKDSVYALAMNESGTILVSGGTEKVVRVWDTRSGSKTLKLRGHTDNIRALLLDSSGRYCLSGSSDSMIRLWDIGQQRCVHSYAVHTDSVWALASTPTFSHVYSGGRDFSLYLTDLQTRESSLVCTGEHPILQLALHDDSIWVASTDSSVRRWPAEGCNPEKIFQSGNSFLAGNLSFSRARVSLEGSTPVPVYKEPTLTILGTPAIVQHEVLNNKRHVLTKDASGSVKLWEITKGAVIEDYGKVSFEEKKEELFEMVSIPAWFTVDTRLGSLSVHLDTPQCFAAEMYSADLNIVGKPEDDKVNLARETLKGLLAPWLRKRKQRSGSSAPANGELLSGKDTASRSSTHSRVEVDGSSDNDAMVYPPFEFSDTSPPSIITEGTHGGPWRKKTTDLEGTKDDKDFPWWCLDCVLNNRLPPRENTKCSFYLQPCEGSSVQILTQGKLSAPRILRIHKVINYVIEKMVLDKPLDSLNAESSFSPGLAASQSQLQVVGDGSFRSGFQPWQKLKPSIEILCNNQVLSPEMSLATVRAYVWKKSEDLILNYRLVQGR comes from the exons ATGCACCGCGTGGGTAGTGCTGGTAATGGAAACAATTCAACTCGTCCCCGCAAGGAGAAGAGATTAACCTACGTGTTGAATGATTCTGACGATACTAAG CATTGTGCAGGCATAAATTGTCTGGCTCTACTTACATCTGTAGCATCTGATGTGTCTGATTATCTCTTCACTGGGAGTCGTGATGGCAGGCTAAAACGATGGGTATTAGATGTGGATAGAGCAACATGCTCGGCTACCTTTGAATCTCATGTTGATTGG GTTAATGATACTGTTCTTGTTGGTGATAGTACACTCGTTTCTTGTTCCTCAGATACTACCATTAAG CTATGGAATGCCTCGTCCTTTGGGACTTGTACAAGGACTCTCCGACAACACTCTGACTATGTTACTTGCCTAGCAGCGGCAGGAAAGAAT AGCAATGTTGTTGCTTCTGGTGGCCTTGGTGGGGAGGTTTTTATATGGGATATTGAGTCTGCCCTTGCTCCAGCCTCTAAGAGTAGCGATGCTACTGGGGATGAATCTTCAAATGGTATCAATGGTTCTGGCAACTTACCATTGACAAGCTTGCGTACTAACTCAAATGACAATATGTCTATGCACACTACTCAAACTCAGGGATATATTCCAACTTCAGCCAAAGGCCATAAAGATTCTGTTTATGCTTTGGCTATGAATGAAAGTGGAACAATTCTTGTATCTGGAGGCACAGAAAAG GTTGTTCGTGTCTGGGACACAAGGTCAGGATCAAAGACTCTAAAGCTAAGAGGACATACTGATAACATCCGGGCTCTGCTTCTGGATTCTAGCGGCAG ATATTGTTTATCAGGATCTTCAGACTCTATGATAAG GCTTTGGGATATAGGTCAGCAGAGATGTGTGCATTCTTATGCTGTTCATACAGATTCTGTCTGGGCACTTGCCAGCACCCCAACATTTAGTCATGTTTATAGTGGAGGGAGAGACTTTTCA TTATACTTGACAGATTTGCAAACTAGAGAGAGTAGTTTGGTCTGCACTGGCGAGCACCCTATTCTTCAATTGGCTTTGCATGATGATAGCATATGGGTTGCATCAACAGACTCTTCAGTTCGCAGATGGCCTGCTGAAGGATGCAACCCTGAAAAGATTTTCCAGAGCGGCAATTCTTTTTTAGCAGGAAACTTGTCTTTTTCAAGAGCAAGAGTGTCTCTAGAAGGATCTACCCCT GTTCCTGTATATAAAGAACCTACCTTAACTATCTTGGGTACACCTGCAATAGTACAACATGAAGTTTTGAATAATAAGAGGCATGTGTTGACGAAG GATGCTTCTGGTTCAGTAAAGCTATGGGAGATTACCAAAGGTGCCGTGATTGAAGATTACGGAAAG GTTTCATTTgaggagaaaaaggaagagcTATTTGAGATG GTTAGCATTCCTGCATGGTTTACAGTGGATACCAGGCTTGGAAGTTTGTCTGTTCATTTAGACACTCCCCAATGTTTTGCTGCAGAGATGTATTCAGCAGATCTTAACATTGTAGGCAAGCCTGAAGATGATAAG GTTAATTTGGCTCGAGAAACCCTTAAAGGATTACTTGCTCCTTGGTTGAGAAAACGAAAGCAAAGATCAGGCTCCTCAGCTCCAGCTAATGGGGAGTTATTATCTGGAAAGGATACTGCTTCAAGAAGTAGTACCCATTCAAGAGTTGAGGTTGATGGTAGTTCTGATAATGATGCTATGGTTTATCCCCCGTTTGAATTCTCAGATACCTCCCCACCTTCCATTATTACTGAGGGCACTCATGGAGGTCCATGGAGGAAAAAAACTACCGATTTAGAAGGAACCAAGGATGATAAAGACTTCCCCTGGTGGTGTCTGGACTGTGTTTTGAATAATCGGTTACCTCCCAGAGAAAATACCAA ATGCAGTTTCTATTTGCAACCTTGTGAAGGCTCTTCAGTCCAGATTCTCACACAAGGGAAGCTAAGTGCCCCACGTATATTAAGAATTCACAAA gttattaattatgtaataGAGAAGATGGTGCTTGACAAACCTTTGGATAGCTTAAATGCTGAGTCTAGTTTTTCCCCT